A stretch of the Rosa rugosa chromosome 5, drRosRugo1.1, whole genome shotgun sequence genome encodes the following:
- the LOC133708759 gene encoding adagio protein 3, which translates to MAMAKKHEEEEEEEEEVQNFGKRLKCSKYEEVRDEYEEEEESEVSEKPEMLSMYPMTPTSFVVSDALEPDCPIIYVNKVFETFTGYGAHEVLGRNCRFLQYRDPHAQRRHPLVDPDVVSEIRRCLEEGVEFLGELLNFSKDGTPLVNRLRLKHILDDNGTVTHIIGIQVFAETKIDLSSVSYPVYKETCNEQYTQPDKYSLTSGQTPSTQHQEICGILQLSDEVLAHNILSRLTPRDVASIGSVCRRIRQLTKNEHVRKMVCQNAWGREVTGTLELMTKKLGWGRLARELTTLEAVCWRKFTVGGSVEPSRCNFSACAVGNRLVLFGGEGVDMQPMDDTFVLNLDAANPEWTRVSVKSSPPGRWGHTLSCLNGSLLVVFGGCGRQGLLNDVWVLDLDAKQPTWKEVYGGTPPLPRSWHSSCITEGSKLVVSGGCTDAGVLLSDTYVLDLTTDNPTWREIPTSWSPPSRLGHSLSVYGRSKILMFGGLANSGHLRLRSGETYTIDLEDEEPQWRQLECNAFTSIDSQSAVLPPPRLDHVAVSMPCGRIIIFGGSIAGLHSPSQLFLLDPSEEKPSWRILNVPGQPPKFAWGHSTCVVGGTRVLVLGGHTGEEWILNDLHELCLASRQDSDL; encoded by the exons ATGGCCATGGCGAAGAAgcacgaagaagaagaagaagaagaagaggaggttcAGAACTTCGGGAAGAGACTGAAATGCAGCAAATACGAGGAGGTTCGAGACgaatatgaagaagaagaagagagcgagGTTTCAGAGAAGCCAGAGATGCTTAGCATGTACCCAATGACTCCCACATCGTTTGTGGTCTCCGATGCTCTGGAACCCGATTGTCCGATCATTTACGTCAACAAAGTGTTCGAGACGTTCACCGGATATGGAGCTCATGAAGTCCTCGGTCGGAACTG TCGGTTCTTACAATATAGGGACCCTCATGCTCAAAGACGACATCCTCTGGTAGATCCTGATGTCGTTTCTGAGATTAGAAGGTGTCTTGAAGAAGGAGTTGAATTCTTAGGTGAGCTTCTTAATTTCAGTAAGGATGGCACTCCCTTGGTGAATAGGCTAAGGCTGAAGCATATACTTGATGATAACGGAACTGTCACACACATCATAGGCATTCAAGTATTTGCTGAAACAAAAATAGATCTCAGTAGTGTGTCATATCCAGTTTATAAAGAGACATGCAATGAGCAGTACACTCAGCCCGATAAATATTCTCTCACCAGTGGACAAACACCTTCCACCCAACATCAAGAAATTTGTGGCATTCTGCAGCTCTCAGATGAAGTCTTGGCTCACAACATCTTATCGCGCTTGACTCCAAGGGATGTGGCATCCATTGGGTCTGTCTGCAGAAGAATCCGTCAGCTAACAAAAAATGAGCATGTGAGGAAGATGGTATGTCAAAATGCATGGGGAAGAGAAGTCACTGGTACATTGGAACTGATGACTAAGAAGTTAGGGTGGGGGCGTCTGGCTAGGGAACTGACGACTCTTGAGGCTGTTTGTTGGAGGAAGTTTACTGTTGGAGGTTCCGTGGAGCCTTCACGGTGCAATTTCAGTGCTTGTGCTGTGGGAAATCGACTGGTACTGTTTGGAGGTGAAGGAGTGGATATGCAGCCAATGGATGACACATTTGTTCTCAATCTTGATGCTGCCAATCCAGAGTGGACTAGAGTAAGTGTGAAATCATCACCACCAGGTCGGTGGGGCCATACACTTTCATGTTTGAATGGTTCTTTGCTAGTAGTTTTTGGGGGATGTGGGCGGCAAGGGTTGCTCAATGATGTTTGGGTTCTTGACTTGGATGCCAAGCAGCCAACATGGAAAGAAGTTTATGGTGGAACTCCTCCTCTCCCTAGATCCTGGCATAGCTCTTGCATAACAGAAGGTTCTAAATTAGTTGTGTCAGGTGGATGCACGGATGCTGGGGTACTTCTTAGCGACACATATGTATTGGATCTCACCACTGACAATCCAACATGGAGAGAGATTCCAACTTCATGGTCTCCTCCTTCTAGGTTGGGACATTCCCTTTCAGTTTATGGCCGGTCAAAGATTCTCATGTTTGGTGGACTTGCCAACAGTGGGCACTTGCGGTTAAGATCAGGTGAGACTTACACCATTGATTTGGAAGACGAAGAGCCTCAATGGAGGCAACTGGAGTGTAATGCATTTACCAGCATTGACAGCCAGAGTGCAGTGCTCCCTCCTCCTAGACTTGATCATGTTGCTGTGAGCATGCCTTGTGGAAGGATTATCATTTTTGGTGGTTCAATTGCCGGGCTGCATTCTCCTTCTCAGCTTTTCCTCTTGGATCCTTCTGAAGAGAAACCATCATGGAGAATTTTGAACGTTCCCGGGCAACCACCTAAATTTGCTTGGGGTCACAGCACCTGTGTGGTCGGAGGGACAAGGGTCCTGGTACTGGGTGGCCACACAGGTGAGGAGTGGATACTCAATGACTTGCATGAGTTGTGCTTAGCAAGCAGGCAGGATTCAGACCTATGA
- the LOC133712470 gene encoding uncharacterized protein LOC133712470 isoform X1, giving the protein MLKHFQLGNWTMLVSPPATLPCSPKVTSFESENRRSSTCSTFKALKNVFNPRVYSSIRCAARRRVRYDDDDDGDEDEENEENNKEIALLELYSQCVRGEALIVHAMVDDQPVEVLVFKGFSSCLSYRTSPDPSKSILPARAVIESIDRVRGPFDPSNIEYLQKDLSWKVFKSNLPPNFQMYI; this is encoded by the exons ATGTTGAAGCACTTCCAATTGGGAAATTGGACTATGCTGGTCTCTCCCCCAGCTACATTACCATGTTCTCCTAAGGTCACCTCCTTTGAATCTGAAAACAGACGTTCCAGTACATGCTCTACCTTCAAAGCTTTGAAGAATGTCTTCAACCCACGAGTCTACTCGAGCATTCGTTGCGCTGCAAGACGAAGGGTGAGATatgatgacgatgatgatggggatgaagatgaagagaatGAGGAGAATAACAAGGAGATAGCATTGTTGGAGCTGTATAGTCAGTGTGTGAGAGGAGAGGCACTTATTGTTCATGCAATGGTGGATGACCAGCCAGTGGAAGTGCTTGTCTTCAAG GGGTTCTCTTCATGCTTGAGTTACAGGACTTCACCAGACCCATCAAAAAGCATACTTCCAGCAAGAGCAGTGATAGAGAGTATAGACAGGGTGAGAGGACCTTTTGACCCTTCAAACATAGAGTACTTGCAGAAAGACCTAAGCTGGAAAGTGTTCAAGAGCAATCTACCACCCAACTTCCAAATGTATATATAG
- the LOC133712470 gene encoding uncharacterized protein LOC133712470 isoform X2 → MLKHFQLGNWTMLVSPPATLPCSPKVTSFESENRRSSTCSTFKALKNVFNPRVYSSIRCAARRRVRYDDDDDGDEDEENEENNKEIALLELYSQCVRGEALIVHAMVDDQPVEVLVFKDFTRPIKKHTSSKSSDREYRQGERTF, encoded by the exons ATGTTGAAGCACTTCCAATTGGGAAATTGGACTATGCTGGTCTCTCCCCCAGCTACATTACCATGTTCTCCTAAGGTCACCTCCTTTGAATCTGAAAACAGACGTTCCAGTACATGCTCTACCTTCAAAGCTTTGAAGAATGTCTTCAACCCACGAGTCTACTCGAGCATTCGTTGCGCTGCAAGACGAAGGGTGAGATatgatgacgatgatgatggggatgaagatgaagagaatGAGGAGAATAACAAGGAGATAGCATTGTTGGAGCTGTATAGTCAGTGTGTGAGAGGAGAGGCACTTATTGTTCATGCAATGGTGGATGACCAGCCAGTGGAAGTGCTTGTCTTCAAG GACTTCACCAGACCCATCAAAAAGCATACTTCCAGCAAGAGCAGTGATAGAGAGTATAGACAGGGTGAGAGGACCTTTTGA
- the LOC133709456 gene encoding two-component response regulator ORR21, which produces MAALQSVVQSCLSTTTASSFGSCKGGGGASSASANVMAVHDQFPAGLRVLVVDDDTTCLAILEQMLRRCLYQVTLCSQATDALNHLREKKGYFDVVLSDVHMPDMDGFKLLECIGLEMDLPVIMMSADGRTSAVMKGIRHGACDYLIKPVREEELKNIWQHVARKKLNENKEIEHSGSLEDNDRHKRGINDVEYTSSVIEGTEGTARTRSQKKRSSGKEDEDGDMENDDMSTSKKPRVVWSVELHQQFVSAVNQLGLDKAVPKRILELMNVPGLSRENVASHLQKFRLYLKRLSVEQQQSANAFCGPVESNVKLVSHGNRFDIQALAASGQIPPQTLAALQAELLGQPVGNPGSTIDQPAILHASLQRPKRAPVDHGVAFGQPLIKRQSNVSVHFPQCIISAEDASAGGPWRSNSLGTVAPNSNLGGFSTQNSNVFMDTLQQERRPQPKRHQQSLLTEPVRTINVQPSCLVVPLQSSASFQAGNSPASVNQSCRFNRSAAIDYSLLSTQSNNNSSLNIGRISNGHHKTPGILSGYSATGSLSTPSSSVIAESSISPQNSAVTYSVARQLTGQLHNTSNIQDLYVPKSGEMLDQGAYRNLGFVGKETRIPSRFDEFESQSNLNHGNIHAENIGNPVKQEPNMGFVDNAKGSPIFQQFSSSDLMSVFNE; this is translated from the exons ATGGCGGCGTTGCAGAGCGTGGTGCAGTCGTGCTTGAGCACCACCACCGCGAGTAGCTTCGGCTCGTGTAAAGGTGGAGGCGGGGCTTCGTCTGCTTCTGCTAATGTAATGGCGGTTCACGATCAGTTTCCGGCGGGGTTGAGGGTTCTGGTGGTCGACGACGACACGACGTGCCTGGCGATTCTGGAGCAGATGCTTCGCCGGTGTCTCTACCAGG TAACACTTTGCTCCCAGGCTACTGATGCTTTGAATCATCTACGGGAGAAAAAAGGCTATTTTGATGTGGTATTGAGTGATGTTCATATGCCTGATATGGATGGATTTAAACTCCTGGAATGTATAGGGCTGGAAATGGATCTTCCTGTCATCA TGATGTCTGCTGATGGGAGAACAAGTGCTGTTATGAAAGGAATCAGACATGGTGCTTGCGATTATTTAATTAAGCCTGTACGTGAGGAAGAGCTCAAGAATATCTGGCAGCATGTTGCTAGGAAAAAATTAAACgaaaataaagaaattgaaCATTCAGGGAGCTTGGAAGATAATGATAGGCATAAACGGGGAATTAATGATGTTGAATATACTTCTTCTGTTATTGAAGGAACAGAAGGAACAGCGAGAACGAGAAGTCAGAAGAAAAGGAGCAGTGgtaaagaagatgaagatggtgatatGGAAAATGATGATATGTCTACATCAAAGAAACCCCGTGTAGTGTGGTCAGTTGAACTCCATCAGCAATTTGTCAGTGCTGTTAATCAACTTGGGCTTGATA AGGCTGTACCAAAGAGAATCCTTGAATTGATGAATGTACCTGGTTTAAGTAGAGAAAACGTTGCAAGCCATCTGCAG AAATTCAGGTTATATTTGAAGAGATTAAGCGTAGAGCAACAACAAAGTGCAAATGCTTTCTGTGGGCCTGTAGAATCAAATGTGAAATTGGTTTCGCATGGGAATAGATTTGACATCCAAGCTTTGGCTGCCTCTGGACAAATTCCTCCACAAACACTTGCAGCCCTGCAAGCTGAGCTTCTAGGTCAACCTGTAGGAAACCCTGGGTCAACAATAGATCAACCTGCTATTTTACATGCATCCTTGCAGAGACCAAAGCGTGCCCCTGTAGATCATGGTGTGGCATTTGGGCAGCCTTTGATAAAACGCCAATCTAACGTTTCTGTACACTTTCCACAATGTATCATATCTGCTGAGGATGCATCTGCAGGTGGACCATGGCGGTCTAATAGTCTTGGTACCGTGGCACCAAACAGCAATCTTGGAGGGTTTAGCACTCAGAATAGCAACGTGTTCATGGATACGTTGCAGCAGGAGCGAAGACCACAGCCAAAAAGACATCAGCAGTCTTTGCTAACTGAACCTGTTCGTACTATTAATGTACAGCCATCTTGCCTTGTGGTTCCCTTGCAGTCATCAGCTAGTTTCCAGGCTGGAAATAGTCCTGCTTCTGTCAATCAGAGTTGTAGGTTTAACAGGTCCGCTGCTATTGATTACAGTCTCCTTTCAACTCAATCTAATAATAATTCCTCATTGAATATCGGACGGATATCAAATGGACATCATAAAACTCCTGGCATTCTTAGTGGGTACTCAGCCACTGGTTCCTTATCTACTCCATCTTCTTCTGTAATTGCTGAAAGTAGCATCAGTCCCCAAAACTCAGCTGTGACATATAGTGTTGCTCGACAATTGACTGGGCAGTTGCATAATACGTCAAACATCCAGGATTTATATGTTCCTAAATCAGGGGAAATGCTTGATCAGGGCGCTTATAGGAATCTCGGATTTGTTGGTAAGGAGACTCGGATTCCAAGTCGATTTGATGAGTTTGAATCGCAAAGCAACTTGAACCATGGAAACATCCATGCCGAGAACATTGGTAATCCAGTCAAGCAGGAGCCAAATATGGGTTTTGTGGATAATGCAAAAGGCTCCCCAATTTTTCAACAGTTCTCTTCAAGTGATCTCATGAGTGTTTTCAATGAATAG
- the LOC133709142 gene encoding sec14 cytosolic factor, with product MEKTQEVAVTQMRTLVQKLGSSTENYGDPTLMRFLIARSMDPEKAAKMFVQWRKWRASFVPNGFISESEVKDQLEDRKIFLQDLSNGCPVMIIKASKHYPAKDQLQYKKFVVHLLDKTIASSFRGREIGNERLIGILDLQQISYKNVDARGLITGFQFLQAYYPERLGKLFILNMPRFFVSVWRMVSRFLEKATAEKVVIVTNEDEKRDFIKEIGEEILPEEYGGRAKLVALQDVELAPLED from the exons ATGGAGAAAACCCAGGAAGTTGCAGTGACCCAGATGAGGACATTAGTTCAGAAGCTTGGGTCTTCCACTGAG AACTATGGAGACCCAACACTGATGAGGTTCTTGATTGCAAGATCAATGGACCCAGAGAAGGCAGCAAAGATGTTTGTGCAGTGGCGGAAATGGAGGGCTTCATTTGTCCCAAATGGGTTCATTTCGGAATCCGAAGTTAAGGATCAATTGGAAGACAGAAAGATTTTCTTGCAGGATTTATCTAATGGATGTCCTGTGATGATTATTAAAGCAAGCAAGCATTATCCTGCCAAGGACCAACTCCAATACAAGA AATTTGTGGTTCATCTGCTTGACAAAACTATTGCAAG CTCTTTCAGAGGAAGAGAAATCGGAAACGAAAGGTTGATTGGCATTCTTGATTTGCAACAAATTTCCTATAAAAATGTTGATGCACGTGGATTAATCACTGGATTTCAATTTCTACAG GCTTACTACCCTGAAAGATTAGGAAAGCTCTTCATTCTAAACATGCCACGCTTTTTTGTAAGTGTCTGGAGGATGGTTTCTCGCTTCCTTGAGAAGGCAACTGCAGAAAAG GTTGTAATTGTGACCAATGAAGATGAAAAAAGAGACTTCATAAAGGAAATAGGTGAGGAGATCTTGCCGGAAGAGTATGGTGGTCGAGCAAAGCTTGTCGCTCTTCAAGACGTTGAACTGGCCCCACTAGAGGATTGA
- the LOC133709141 gene encoding uncharacterized protein LOC133709141, whose protein sequence is MATFTHPKTSLFGGARIPMPATTKSRTFAPFRVRMALQDSGPSIAVVGVTGAVGQEFLSVLHDRDFPYRSIKMLASKRSAGQKLSFQGRSYVVEELTGGSFDGVDIALFSAGGSISKEFGPIAVEKGTIVVDNSSAFRMQDDVPLVVPEVNPEAVEGIKAGKGKGALIANPNCSTIICLMAATPLHRHSKVKRMVVSTYQAASGAGAAAMRELEQQTHEVLEGKPVTCEIFQRQYAFNLFSHNSAVLPNGYNEEEMKLVKETRKIWNDKDVKVTATCIRVPVMRAHAESVNLEFENPLDEDTARDILKKAPGVVVIDDRAANNFPTPLEVSNKDDVAVGRIRRDVSQEGNYGLDIFVCGDQIRKGAALNAVQIAELLL, encoded by the exons atggcCACTTTCACCCACCCCAAAACCTCCCTCTTCGGCGGCGCCCGCATCCCGATGCCCGCCACCACCAAGTCCCGGACTTTCGCCCCATTCCGCGTCCGGATGGCCCTCCAGGACTCCGGCCCATCCATCGCCGTCGTCGGCGTCACCGGCGCCGTCGGCCAGGAGTTCCTCTCCGTCCTCCACGACCGCGACTTCCCTTACCGCTCCATCAAAATGCTCGCCTCCAAGCGCTCCGCCGGCCAGAAACTCTCGTTCCAGGGCCGGAGCTACGTCGTCGAGGAGCTCACCGGCGGCAGCTTCGACGGCGTCGACATCGCCCTCTTCAGCGCTGGTGGGTCCATCAGCAAAGAGTTCGGGCCCATCGCCGTCGAGAAGGGCACCATTGTCGTTGACAACAGCTCGGCGTTTCGGATGCAAGACGACGTGCCGTTGGTCGTGCCGGAGGTAAACCCGGAGGCGGTGGAGGGGATCAAGGCCGGAAAGGGAAAGGGGGCGCTTATTGCTAATCCTAATTGCTCCACCATTATCTGCTTGATGGCTGCTACTCCTCTACATCGTCACTctaag GTGAAACGTATGGTGGTTAGCACGTATCAGGCTGCTAGTGGAGCTGGTGCTGCTGCTATGAGAGAGCTTGAGCAGCAAACTCATGAG gTTCTGGAAGGGAAGCCAGTAACTTGTGAGATATTTCAGCGGCAG TATGCTTTTAATTTGTTTTCCCACAATTCAGCGGTTCTTCCAAATGGATATAATGAAGAGGAAATGAAACTAGTCAAGGAGACACGAAAAATATGG AATGACAAGGATGTCAAGGTAACTGCCACATGCATACGAGTTCCTGTAATGCGGGCACATGCTGAGAGTGTAAATCTTGAATTTGAGAATCCCCTTGATGAG GACACCGCAAGGGATATTCTGAAGAAGGCTCCTGGTGTGGTGGTTATTGATGACCGTGCAGCTAATAATTTCCCTACACCTTTGGAGGTGTCAAACAAAGATGATGTTGCAGTTGGCAGAATCCGCCGTGATGTGTCCCAAGAGGGGAACTATGG GTTGGACATTTTTGTCTGCGGTGATCAAATACGCAAGGGAGCTGCACTTAATGCTGTTCAGATTGCTGAGCTGTTGCTATAG
- the LOC133708037 gene encoding probable RNA-dependent RNA polymerase 1, whose translation MVKTVYLYGFPTVESPEAVTKFLEEYTGEGTVLSVNVLPPKDGASRSSATVQFTTAKCAEIILSLAEKKRLWYGESYLKAREWKHEMAPRSEVLEDLVTLHFGCKISEEKFSVLWTKSDVSVKFGMELKNMHLSFSYDGLKYKLELPSDIIFRIELHCPCDQFTKFLLVQLRGAPRIYKKDVTLASDNRWVREVDFTPSCCIGQSSSLCLELPLRCALPDLGKSFIHCIENEGQFVLKRGNSFSGSSAIVPILAPAPGIDLPYKILFKINSLVQHGCIPGQALDVDFYNLVDPTRIRIEYIVCALDELFNSKECCHEPVMWLLKQYIMYKACKRLPQSPAISLDEGFVYVHRVLITPSKVYFCGPEVNLSNRVLRNYPEDIDNFLRVSFVDEDLGKMRSVDLCPRTSSAEEERRTRVYERILSTLRDGIVIGDKKFEFLAYSSSQLRENSAWMFASRRGLTAQEIRDWMGDFSHIKNVAKYAARLGQSFSSSRETFTVGSDEIEVIPDVEIERGGTRYCFSDGIGKISAEFAEGVARKCGKSSTPSAFQIRYGGYKGVVAVDPTLSKKLSLRKSMCKFESRNTKLDVLACSKYQPCFLNRQLVTLLSTLGVKDHVFEKKQKQAMNQLEGILTDPLKAQEALELMFQGEATNILKEMLMCYKPNAEPFLSLMLQSLCASKLAELRSRTRIFVPNGRSLMGCLDETGTLEYGQVFVQCSHHAIFTGNTTSTASQDNFTVVGKVVVAKNPCLHPGDVRVLMAVDVPALRHMVDCVVFPQKGKRPHPNECSGSDLDGDVYFVSWDRDLIPLQKTQPMKYTSAPTEELDHDVTIEEVEESFTDYIVNDSLGIISNAHLVFADREPQKAMSDKCIKLAKLHSHAVDSPKTGVIVKLPPKMRVHKYPDFMEKIDRPTYESKRVIGKLFRQVKDIELGSHSHSFKSFTKEVACRFYDPDMEVDGFEDYINDAISYKREYDYKLGNLMDYYGIKTEAEILSGNITNVSKFFNKRKDLESINYAVRSLKNEARARFIEEPNGDDPSDFGTDIGNVYAAKASAWYHVTYHHRYWGCYNKGMARDHFLSFPWCVFEMLIQIKRHNTSKGSH comes from the exons ATGGTCAAAACAGTTTACTTGTATGGATTTCCCACTGTGGAGTCTCCAGAAGCAGTGACGAAATTTCTGGAGGAGTATACCGGAGAAGGAACTGTTCTCTCTGTGAATGTTCTTCCTCCAAAAGATGGCGCATCAAGATCATCTGCCACAGTTCAATTCACAACTGCCAAATGTGCTGAAATAATACTTTCATTAGCCGAAAAAAAACGCCTGTGGTACGGAGAGTCTTATCTGAAAGCTCGAGAATGGAAGCATGAAATGGCACCGAGATCAGAAGTCTTGGAGGATCTTGTGACACTTCACTTTGGATGCAAGATATCTGAGGAGAAGTTTTCGGTGCTTTGGACAAAATCAGATGTTTCTGTGAAATTTGGGATGGAACTGAAAAATATGCACTTGTCTTTCTCGTATGATGGTCTTAAATACAAGCTTGAGCTCCCATCTGACATTATTTTCCGGATTGAGCTGCATTGTCCATGTGATCAGTTTACAAAGTTTCTTCTCGTCCAG TTACGTGGTGCCCCTCGGATTTATAAGAAAGATGTAACTTTGGCTTCTGACAACCGCTGGGTTCGAGAAGTTGATTTCACTCCATCATGCTGCATCGGGCAATCCTCTTCTTTATGTTTGGAGCTTCCATTAAGGTGTGCACTTCCAGACCTAGGCAAGAGTTTCATTCACTGTATAGAGAATGAAGGACAGTTCGTGCTGAAGAGAGGTAACAGTTTCTCCGGAAGTTCAGCTATTGTTCCTATTCTGGCTCCGGCCCCGGGGATCGACTTGCCATACAAAATCCTGTTCAAGATAAATTCATTGGTTCAGCACGGTTGTATTCCCGGCCAAGCTCTTGATGTCGATTTTTATAATCTAGTGGATCCTACTAGAATAAGAATTGAATATATAGTGTGTGCCCTGGACGAACTGTTCAACTCCAAGGAGTGCTGCCATGAACCTGTAATGTGGCTTCTTAAGCAGTACATCATGTACAAGGCATGCAAGCGGCTTCCTCAGTCACCAGCTATATCTTTAGATGAAGGCTTTGTGTATGTGCACAGGGTTCTGATTACACCATCTAAAGTATACTTCTGTGGTCCAGAGGTAAATCTCTCCAATCGTGTTTTAAGAAATTATCCTGAAGATATCGACAATTTTCTTCGCGTTTCTTTTGTTGATGAGGACTTGGGGAAGATGCGGTCTGTAGATTTGTGTCCGCGGACGAGTTCTGCAGAAGAGGAAAGGAGAACTAGAGTTTATGAAAGGATACTTTCTACTCTAAGAGATGGGATAGTGATTGGTGATAAGAAGTTTGAGTTTCTAGCATATTCGTCAAGTCAGTTGCGAGAGAATTCTGCATGGATGTTTGCTTCTAGAAGGGGCCTTACTGCACAAGAAATTAGAGACTGGATGGGTGATTTTAGTCACATTAAAAATGTGGCTAAATATGCAGCCAGGCTTGGTCAGTCTTTCAGCTCTTCCAGGGAGACTTTTACTGTTGGATCAGATGAAATTGAAGTCATTCCTGATGTAGAAATTGAAAGAGGCGGAACCAGATACTGCTTCTCTGACGGAATTGGGAAGATATCTGCTGAATTTGCTGAAGGAGTGGCAAGAAAATGTGGGAAAAGTTCCACTCCATCTGCCTTTCAAATCCGCTATGGTGGCTACAAAGGTGTTGTGGCAGTCGATCCAACATTGTCAAAGAAGCTGTCATTGAGAAAGAGCATGTGCAAGTTCGAATCACGCAATACAAAGTTAGATGTCCTGGCATGTAGCAAGTACCAGCCTTGTTTTCTCAATCGTCAACTGGTCACCCTTTTGTCCACCCTTGGAGTTAAGGATCATGTTTTTGAGAAGAAGCAGAAACAAGCAATGAATCAGCTGGAAGGGATTCTAACTGATCCATTGAAAGCACAGGAGGCACTGGAATTGATGTTCCAAGGAGAGGCAACCAACATTTTAAAGGAAATGCTGATGTGTTATAAGCCAAATGCAGAGCCGTTTCTGTCATTGATGCTACAATCATTATGTGCATCAAAACTTGCAGAACTGCGAAGCAGAACACGAATTTTTGTTCCAAATGGAAGATCTCTGATGGGATGTCTAGATGAAACCGGGACATTGGAATATGGTCAGGTATTTGTGCAATGTTCTCACCATGCTATCTTCACTGGCAACACAACCTCAACTGCAAGCCAAGACAATTTTACTGTTGTGGGTAAAGTAGTTGTTGCTAAAAACCCGTGTTTACACCCTGGAGATGTGCGTGTTCTTATGGCGGTGGACGTGCCGGCGTTACGCCACATGGTGGATTGTGTTGTGTTCCCACAGAAAGGAAAGAG GCCTCATCCAAATGAATGCTCGGGCAGTGATTTAGATGGAGATGTTTACTTTGTTAGCTGGGATCGAGACCTGATTCCCCTGCAGAAAACTCAACCGATGAAGTATACCTCAGCACCAACTGAGGAATTGGATCATGATGTCACAATAGAG GAAGTTGAGGAGTCCTTTACCGACTACATAGTAAATGACAGTTTGGGCATCATTTCAAATGCACATCTTGTCTTTGCAGACAGAGAACCACAGAAGGCTATGAGTGATAAATGTATCAAACTCGCCAAGCTCCACTCCCATGCTGTCGACTCTCCTAAAACTGGTGTAATAGTGAAACTGCCGCCTAAAATGCGTGTCCACAAATACCCAGATTTCATGGAGAAGATTGACAGGCCAACCTACGAGTCCAAGCGTGTGATTGGGAAGCTTTTCCGACAGGTGAAAGATATCGAGCTAGGATCCCATTCACACTCTTTTAAGTCCTTCACTAAGGAAGTGGCTTGTAGGTTTTATGATCCTGACATGGAGGTAGATGGATTCGAAGATTACATCAATGATGCCATTAGTTACAAAAGGGAGTATGACTACAAGCTGGGAAACCTGATGGACTATTATGGTATCAAAACTGAAGCTGAAATACTGAGTGGAAACATCACAAATGTATCAAAATTCTTCAACAAGAGAAAGGACTTGGAGTCAATTAACTACGCTGTGAGGTCATTGAAGAATGAGGCAAGGGCACGGTTTATCGAGGAGCCAAATGGTGATGACCCATCAGATTTCGGAACTGATATCGGTAATGTGTATGCAGCAAAAGCCTCAGCATGGTACCATGTTACATATCATCATCGTTACTGGGGTTGCTACAACAAGGGTATGGCAAGAGACCATTTCCTGAGTTTTCCATGGTGTGTTTTCGAAATGCTTATCCAGATCAAGAGGCATAACACAAGTAAAGGAAGTCATTAA